In a single window of the Streptomyces sp. NBC_00353 genome:
- a CDS encoding ATP-binding protein, giving the protein MSAQLETLPLRHVLTLPTMGLAVRIVRETTEQVLAEWGISRRHPTVDPALLILSELVTNSVQHAAALSPNVTVIYAAGQDTFAFAVHDRHPYQPLLFSAIPATGASGLGTVMELTLGLGGTAVIRGDADGKGKSIWITLPL; this is encoded by the coding sequence ATGAGCGCCCAGCTCGAGACCCTGCCCTTGCGGCATGTGCTGACCCTGCCCACGATGGGCTTGGCGGTTCGGATCGTCCGTGAGACGACCGAGCAGGTCCTTGCCGAGTGGGGCATCAGCCGACGGCATCCCACCGTGGACCCGGCACTGCTGATCCTGTCCGAGTTGGTGACCAACAGCGTCCAGCACGCCGCCGCGCTCTCCCCGAACGTCACCGTGATCTACGCGGCCGGTCAGGACACGTTCGCGTTCGCCGTCCATGACCGACACCCGTACCAGCCCCTGCTCTTCTCGGCGATCCCCGCGACCGGTGCCAGCGGGCTGGGCACCGTCATGGAACTCACCCTCGGCCTGGGCGGCACCGCCGTCATCCGGGGCGACGCCGACGGCAAAGGCAAAAGCATCTGGATCACTCTCCCCCTGTGA
- a CDS encoding anti-sigma factor antagonist — translation MTIEWHYTIHPDLGVLSLAGHLGPEAAVARFTGAIGLVLPRGTGPVILDLTELRGWSVGGQMAVARAARQLAQAGGRLELAAIPADGAIVPDGTQPPIPVHCDLPTGRWPVGNGSGAATSGPKSAPRRHNA, via the coding sequence ATGACCATAGAGTGGCACTACACCATCCACCCCGACCTGGGCGTTCTCTCCCTGGCCGGGCACCTGGGACCCGAGGCGGCGGTCGCCCGGTTCACCGGAGCGATCGGCTTGGTCCTGCCCCGGGGCACCGGACCGGTCATCCTCGACCTCACCGAACTGCGCGGCTGGTCCGTCGGCGGGCAGATGGCCGTGGCCCGGGCAGCCCGCCAGCTCGCGCAGGCGGGAGGACGCCTGGAACTTGCCGCGATCCCTGCCGACGGCGCCATCGTCCCGGACGGCACCCAACCGCCGATCCCAGTGCACTGCGACCTGCCCACCGGGCGATGGCCGGTGGGCAACGGCAGTGGCGCAGCGACGAGTGGTCCGAAGAGCGCACCGCGGCGACATAACGCCTGA
- a CDS encoding zinc ribbon domain-containing protein YjdM, translated as MSDATEALPPCPECSSAYTYEMGALLICPECGHEWSPASAGPADGREDGTIRDAVGNVLADGDTVTVVKTLKVKGSPSGIKAGTKVRNIRLVDGVDGHDIDCKIDGFGSMQLKSSVVKKA; from the coding sequence ATGAGCGATGCGACCGAGGCACTACCGCCGTGCCCCGAATGCTCCAGCGCGTATACCTACGAGATGGGCGCGCTTCTGATCTGCCCCGAGTGCGGCCACGAGTGGTCGCCCGCGTCCGCCGGACCTGCGGATGGCCGCGAGGACGGGACGATCAGGGACGCGGTCGGTAACGTGCTCGCCGACGGCGACACGGTGACGGTGGTCAAGACCTTGAAGGTCAAGGGCAGCCCGAGTGGGATCAAGGCCGGTACCAAGGTGCGCAATATCCGTCTCGTGGACGGCGTGGACGGCCACGACATCGACTGCAAGATCGACGGGTTCGGCTCCATGCAGCTCAAGTCCAGCGTGGTCAAGAAAGCCTGA
- a CDS encoding ArsR/SmtB family transcription factor, producing the protein MSAPLYQLKAEFFKTLGHPVRIRVLELLSKREHAVSEMLLEVGVEAAHLSQQLAVLRRANLVVPRREGSAVYYSLANPQVAELLRVARSILSGVLTGQAELLADLKAADPDTTPPTRRRRSS; encoded by the coding sequence GTGAGCGCGCCGCTGTACCAGCTGAAGGCGGAATTCTTCAAAACCCTCGGCCACCCGGTACGGATCAGGGTGCTGGAACTTCTCAGCAAGCGTGAGCACGCGGTGTCCGAGATGCTGCTCGAGGTCGGTGTGGAGGCGGCCCACCTCTCCCAGCAGTTGGCCGTCCTGCGCCGGGCCAACCTCGTCGTCCCCCGCCGGGAGGGCTCTGCCGTCTACTACTCGCTGGCCAATCCCCAGGTGGCGGAGCTGCTGCGGGTCGCACGAAGCATCCTGTCCGGTGTACTGACGGGCCAGGCCGAACTGCTGGCCGACCTCAAGGCCGCCGATCCCGACACCACGCCCCCAACCCGGCGGCGCAGGTCGTCCTAG
- a CDS encoding PHP domain-containing protein has translation MDPVDALRRIAFLLERDRAATYRVQAFRTAAGAIGAMKGDEIAERVTAGTLESVSGIGPKTAQVVREALAGEVPGYLRRLEEDTSAPLTEGGGTLRAVLRGDCHLHSDWSDGGSPIEEMGRTAMELGHEWAALTDHSPRLTVAHGLSPERLRRQLAAVAELNERWAPFRLLTGIECDILPDGSLDQEEQLLEELDVVVVSVHSKLRMDARPMTRRLVTAVRHPQANVLGHCTGRLITGRGRPESQFDADEVFAACAESGTALEINSRPERLDPPRHLLRRAVDAGVLFAIDTDAHAPGQLDWQIFGCARAEECGVPAERVITSWPVDELLAWTGR, from the coding sequence ATGGATCCGGTCGACGCCCTGCGCCGGATCGCCTTCCTGCTGGAACGCGACCGGGCAGCCACGTACCGCGTACAGGCGTTCCGTACCGCCGCCGGTGCGATCGGAGCGATGAAGGGCGACGAGATCGCGGAACGCGTGACGGCGGGGACGCTGGAGTCGGTCAGTGGCATCGGGCCGAAGACGGCTCAAGTCGTACGGGAAGCGCTGGCGGGGGAAGTCCCGGGCTATCTCCGGCGGCTGGAGGAAGACACCTCCGCTCCGCTCACCGAAGGCGGCGGCACGCTGCGTGCCGTGCTGCGCGGCGACTGCCATCTGCATTCCGACTGGTCGGACGGGGGAAGCCCGATCGAGGAGATGGGCCGTACGGCCATGGAGCTGGGACACGAGTGGGCGGCCCTCACCGACCACTCCCCCCGGCTGACCGTGGCACACGGTCTGTCACCGGAACGGCTGCGCCGCCAGTTGGCAGCCGTGGCCGAACTCAACGAGCGTTGGGCGCCGTTCCGGCTGCTCACCGGCATCGAGTGCGACATCCTCCCGGACGGCTCCCTCGACCAGGAGGAGCAACTGCTGGAAGAGCTCGACGTGGTGGTCGTGTCCGTGCACTCCAAACTGCGGATGGACGCGCGGCCCATGACCCGTCGGCTGGTCACCGCTGTCCGCCATCCGCAGGCGAATGTTCTGGGGCACTGCACGGGCCGTCTGATCACCGGCCGGGGGCGCCCGGAGTCACAGTTCGACGCGGACGAAGTGTTCGCCGCGTGTGCCGAGTCCGGCACCGCCCTGGAGATCAACAGCCGGCCCGAACGGCTTGATCCGCCCCGGCATCTGCTGCGTCGCGCCGTCGATGCCGGAGTGCTGTTCGCCATTGACACCGACGCCCACGCGCCGGGTCAGCTCGACTGGCAGATCTTCGGCTGTGCCCGGGCCGAGGAGTGCGGTGTGCCTGCGGAACGGGTCATCACCTCATGGCCGGTGGACGAACTGCTGGCCTGGACAGGACGGTGA
- a CDS encoding nitroreductase family deazaflavin-dependent oxidoreductase → MPLKGEYEPSPEQWVRDQVALFESSGGKEGTTMRGMPVIILTTRGAKSGKIRKTPLMRVEHDGAYAVVASLGGAPRHPVWYRNITADPRVELQDGPVRQDMNAREVTGDEKRVWWERAVEAFPDYADYQKKTDRQIPVLVLEPAAESH, encoded by the coding sequence ATGCCTCTCAAGGGTGAGTACGAGCCGAGCCCCGAGCAGTGGGTCCGCGATCAGGTCGCACTGTTCGAGAGTTCGGGAGGGAAGGAGGGGACCACGATGCGGGGCATGCCGGTCATCATCCTGACCACGCGCGGAGCCAAGAGCGGCAAGATCCGCAAGACACCGCTGATGCGGGTCGAGCACGACGGCGCGTACGCCGTGGTCGCCTCGCTGGGCGGAGCTCCCCGGCATCCCGTCTGGTACCGCAACATCACCGCGGACCCCCGGGTGGAGCTGCAGGACGGCCCGGTCCGCCAGGACATGAACGCCCGTGAGGTCACCGGCGACGAGAAGCGCGTGTGGTGGGAGCGCGCGGTCGAGGCCTTCCCCGACTACGCCGACTACCAGAAGAAGACGGACCGGCAGATTCCTGTCCTCGTCCTGGAACCGGCAGCCGAGAGCCACTGA
- a CDS encoding DUF5996 family protein, translating to MELFPPIPLAEWRDTKETLHRFAQVVGKVRLAASVRRNHWWNVPYHLTGRGITTRPMGQIDGNPIFTIDFDFVGHQLIVARLDGMTVSFPLSGMSVASFHKSVMAALDALGVRVDIDTPRPFDLPDADRPFSEDTEHAAYDPEHATRYWQVLSQVGLVLEEFAARFSGKVSPVHHFWHTFDIAHTRFSERQIDQPPQIDPVTREAYSREVVSFGFWFGDDSFAEPAFYSYTAPEPAQLAEEPLRPEAAQWVSRGDSHLAVLLYDAARTRPDPRASVLDFYESAYRAGAGRAGWDIDRLACPGGMTDPFMRFRSTAPAARE from the coding sequence ATGGAGTTGTTCCCGCCCATCCCGCTTGCCGAGTGGCGCGACACCAAGGAGACGCTGCACCGCTTCGCGCAAGTCGTCGGGAAGGTCCGTCTCGCCGCCAGCGTCCGGCGCAACCACTGGTGGAACGTTCCGTATCACCTCACCGGACGCGGTATCACCACCCGCCCGATGGGACAGATCGACGGCAATCCGATCTTCACGATCGACTTCGACTTCGTCGGCCATCAGCTGATCGTCGCGAGGCTGGACGGTATGACGGTCTCCTTCCCGCTGTCCGGCATGTCCGTGGCGTCGTTCCACAAGAGCGTCATGGCCGCGCTGGACGCGCTGGGTGTCCGGGTGGACATCGACACCCCAAGGCCGTTCGACCTGCCGGATGCCGACCGGCCGTTCTCCGAGGACACCGAGCACGCCGCGTACGACCCCGAACACGCCACCCGCTACTGGCAGGTCCTCAGCCAGGTGGGACTGGTGCTGGAGGAATTCGCGGCGCGCTTTTCGGGAAAGGTCAGTCCGGTTCACCATTTCTGGCACACCTTCGACATCGCACACACCCGTTTCTCGGAGCGTCAGATCGACCAGCCTCCGCAGATCGACCCCGTGACCCGGGAGGCGTACTCCCGGGAGGTGGTCAGCTTCGGCTTCTGGTTCGGGGACGACAGCTTCGCCGAGCCCGCCTTCTACTCCTACACCGCCCCCGAGCCGGCACAGCTGGCCGAGGAGCCACTCAGGCCCGAAGCTGCACAATGGGTCTCTCGCGGTGACAGCCATCTGGCCGTGCTTCTGTACGACGCGGCGCGCACCCGGCCCGATCCGCGTGCGTCCGTGCTCGACTTCTACGAAAGCGCCTACCGGGCGGGTGCCGGTCGCGCCGGCTGGGACATCGACCGGCTCGCATGTCCCGGTGGGATGACGGACCCATTTATGCGCTTCCGCTCCACAGCTCCCGCTGCTCGTGAATGA
- a CDS encoding UBP-type zinc finger domain-containing protein — protein MASDRIPGIDLTAAPSGTGCADCLAGDGPGWWFHLRRCAACGHIGCCDSSPGQHGTKHAREAGHPFLASFEPGESWMWNVETEEYYDGPELLPPICHPPAQPTPGPQGMVPADWEQQLH, from the coding sequence ATGGCATCTGACCGGATTCCAGGTATCGATCTCACCGCGGCTCCCAGTGGCACAGGGTGTGCGGACTGTCTGGCGGGTGACGGACCGGGGTGGTGGTTCCACCTGCGTCGCTGCGCCGCCTGTGGACACATCGGATGCTGCGATTCCTCACCGGGGCAGCACGGAACGAAGCATGCCCGCGAAGCGGGACATCCGTTCCTGGCCAGCTTCGAGCCGGGGGAGAGCTGGATGTGGAACGTCGAGACCGAGGAGTACTACGACGGGCCGGAGCTGCTCCCGCCCATCTGTCACCCGCCGGCCCAGCCGACCCCGGGTCCGCAGGGCATGGTCCCGGCGGACTGGGAGCAGCAGTTGCACTGA
- a CDS encoding FUSC family protein, which produces MPELSAPVVKLVRRTTEPVAAQTLRSTAAAVIAYVVAVWTLPQPAPLTAPLTALLVVQVTLYATLTTGIRRVNSVVVGVLIAIGFSALVGLTWWSLGLTIFSSLIIGRMVRVDEFVPEVAISAMLVLGVSQIAYTAWDRVLETLIGAGVGLLFNLLFAPPVWVQTAGASIDTLAREMGRMFRAMGEEIGGHISVPQAAARLHDARRLDHDIVAVDASLRQAEESLMLNPRVRQGLLYRIVLRTGLDTLEICAVVLRVLARTLTDLAKARTEESLFPEDVALALRELFAQMAEAIESFSTLITTPVSANAEEAESRLAAALASSRLTRDVVADLLLEDVQEHPREWQLHGALLAEVDRILDELDIDKRAERLGHELDLHSAEMHERHPRLAALRRRLVGSRETQPSAPVR; this is translated from the coding sequence ATGCCAGAACTCTCCGCACCTGTGGTCAAGCTCGTACGGCGAACCACCGAACCTGTCGCGGCGCAGACCCTGCGCTCGACGGCGGCGGCAGTCATCGCCTATGTCGTCGCGGTGTGGACCCTTCCTCAGCCCGCTCCGCTGACAGCTCCGCTCACCGCACTCCTTGTCGTTCAGGTCACCCTGTACGCGACACTCACCACGGGCATCCGGCGCGTCAACTCCGTCGTCGTCGGGGTGCTCATCGCCATCGGGTTCAGCGCCCTGGTAGGCCTGACCTGGTGGAGCCTGGGGCTGACGATCTTCAGTTCGCTGATCATCGGACGCATGGTGCGGGTCGATGAGTTCGTGCCCGAGGTGGCCATCAGCGCGATGCTCGTTCTCGGCGTGTCCCAGATCGCCTACACCGCGTGGGATCGCGTACTCGAGACCCTGATCGGTGCGGGCGTCGGCCTGTTGTTCAACCTGCTGTTCGCACCGCCCGTATGGGTGCAGACCGCCGGGGCGTCCATCGACACACTGGCACGGGAGATGGGACGGATGTTCCGTGCCATGGGCGAGGAGATCGGCGGACACATCTCCGTTCCGCAGGCGGCGGCCAGACTGCACGACGCCCGCCGGCTGGACCACGACATCGTGGCCGTCGACGCCTCGCTGCGGCAGGCCGAGGAAAGCCTCATGCTCAACCCCCGGGTCCGCCAGGGACTCCTCTACCGGATCGTCCTGCGTACCGGACTCGACACGCTGGAGATCTGCGCAGTCGTGCTCCGCGTGCTGGCACGCACCCTGACGGACCTGGCCAAGGCCCGCACCGAGGAATCGCTGTTCCCCGAGGACGTGGCGCTGGCACTCCGAGAACTCTTCGCCCAGATGGCGGAGGCCATCGAAAGCTTCTCCACGCTGATCACCACCCCGGTGTCCGCCAACGCCGAGGAAGCCGAGTCACGGCTGGCCGCCGCACTCGCGTCCAGCCGCCTCACCCGCGACGTGGTGGCCGACCTCCTGCTGGAGGACGTCCAGGAACACCCCAGAGAGTGGCAACTCCACGGTGCCCTGCTCGCTGAGGTCGATCGCATTCTGGACGAGCTGGACATCGACAAGCGCGCCGAACGACTCGGTCACGAACTCGACCTCCACTCGGCCGAAATGCATGAACGACATCCCCGACTCGCTGCACTCCGGCGGCGGCTGGTCGGCAGCCGGGAGACACAGCCGTCGGCCCCGGTGAGGTGA
- a CDS encoding nucleobase:cation symporter-2 family protein, with protein sequence MSQAPSPPARHPVDQVLPPGRLGILGLQHVLVMYTGCVTVPLVFGSAAKLNTSTIGLLINADLLVAGLITLIQALGIGKLLGVRLPVVAGATFTAVTPMILIAGEYGMQAVYGSMIAAGVFGLIVAVPFARAVRFFPPLVSGSVITVIGLSLIGVAAGLIAGLDPTAKDYAAPSHLALAGGIILLIILVSRFTRGFVAQIGVLLGLVGGTLVAVPMGLTDFSSVGQADWLGVSSPFHFGAPQFPIAAVISMCVVMLVTFTESTADMLAVGEMTGRPLSKHDLARGLAADGVSGIFGGIMNGFLDTVFAQNVGLVGMTKVRSRYVAAVAGGILVLLGLVPKLGEIVASLPEPVIGAAGLVMFATVTAVGIKTLRKVEFDGTNNLLIVAVSIGIGMLPVVAPSIYHAFPTWVQIIGGSAITSATLAAFLLNLLFNHTAGRGKSATAEPVSATEVTTSGPT encoded by the coding sequence GTGTCACAGGCACCGTCCCCGCCCGCCCGCCACCCCGTCGATCAGGTGCTGCCGCCCGGCCGGCTCGGGATTCTCGGTCTGCAGCACGTGCTGGTCATGTACACAGGCTGCGTCACCGTCCCGCTTGTCTTCGGCTCCGCCGCCAAGCTGAACACGTCCACCATCGGGCTGTTGATCAACGCCGACCTGCTGGTGGCCGGCCTGATCACTCTGATCCAGGCGCTCGGCATCGGCAAACTCCTCGGCGTACGGCTGCCCGTCGTCGCCGGAGCCACCTTCACCGCGGTGACCCCGATGATCCTCATCGCGGGCGAGTACGGCATGCAGGCCGTGTACGGGTCCATGATCGCGGCAGGCGTCTTCGGCCTGATCGTCGCCGTGCCCTTCGCCCGCGCCGTACGGTTCTTCCCGCCGCTGGTCAGCGGTTCGGTCATCACCGTCATCGGGCTCTCGCTCATCGGAGTCGCCGCCGGCCTGATCGCCGGTCTCGACCCCACAGCCAAGGATTACGCCGCCCCCAGTCACCTGGCGCTGGCCGGCGGCATCATCCTGCTCATCATCCTTGTCAGCCGCTTCACCCGCGGCTTCGTCGCACAGATCGGCGTGCTCCTGGGCCTGGTGGGCGGTACCCTGGTCGCCGTTCCGATGGGCCTGACCGATTTCTCCTCGGTCGGGCAGGCCGACTGGCTGGGTGTCTCCTCGCCGTTCCACTTCGGCGCCCCGCAGTTCCCGATCGCCGCCGTCATCTCTATGTGCGTCGTGATGCTGGTGACGTTCACCGAGTCCACCGCCGACATGCTCGCTGTCGGCGAGATGACCGGCCGCCCGCTCTCCAAGCACGACTTGGCCCGGGGGCTTGCGGCCGACGGCGTCTCCGGCATCTTCGGTGGAATCATGAACGGCTTCCTGGACACCGTATTCGCCCAGAACGTCGGGCTGGTCGGCATGACCAAGGTCCGCAGCCGCTACGTCGCCGCCGTCGCCGGAGGCATCCTGGTCCTGCTGGGCCTGGTCCCCAAGCTCGGCGAGATCGTCGCCTCGCTCCCCGAACCGGTGATCGGTGCGGCCGGTCTGGTCATGTTCGCCACCGTGACCGCCGTAGGCATCAAGACCCTGCGCAAAGTGGAGTTCGACGGCACAAACAACCTGCTGATCGTCGCTGTCTCCATCGGGATCGGCATGCTCCCCGTCGTCGCGCCGTCGATCTATCACGCCTTCCCGACCTGGGTCCAGATCATCGGCGGCAGCGCCATCACCAGCGCCACCCTCGCCGCGTTCCTCCTCAACCTGCTCTTCAACCACACAGCCGGCCGCGGTAAATCCGCGACGGCCGAACCGGTGTCGGCCACGGAGGTGACCACTTCCGGCCCGACCTGA
- a CDS encoding undecaprenyl-diphosphate phosphatase, producing the protein MSAITIGQAIVLGIVEGVTEFLPISSTGHLKIAEGLMDIPVDDKGVVAFTAVIQVGAIAAVLVYFFKDIVRFVTAWVRGLAHRDQRESHDYKFTWWVIYATIPIVIVGLAAKRLIEGPLASLWVVAGSLIVGSGVMWAADQMGRHRRGEEDTTLKDAMLVGCSQILALLFPGFSRSGATMSTGLMLDLNRVAATRLSFFLGIPSLTGAGLYELKDAVGGGVGAVPLAVGTVVSFVVAYASIAWLLKFVAKHSFNAFVIYRIIVGVLLFALLGAGLLNA; encoded by the coding sequence TTGAGCGCCATCACCATCGGACAGGCCATCGTTCTCGGGATCGTGGAGGGGGTGACCGAGTTCCTGCCGATCTCCTCCACCGGGCACCTGAAGATCGCCGAGGGGCTGATGGACATCCCGGTGGACGACAAGGGCGTCGTTGCCTTCACCGCCGTCATCCAGGTGGGTGCGATTGCCGCCGTCCTCGTCTACTTCTTCAAGGACATCGTCCGATTCGTCACCGCGTGGGTACGGGGCCTGGCCCATCGCGACCAACGGGAGAGCCACGACTACAAGTTCACCTGGTGGGTCATCTACGCCACGATCCCGATCGTGATCGTCGGGCTCGCCGCGAAGCGGCTCATCGAAGGACCGCTCGCCTCGCTGTGGGTGGTGGCCGGATCGCTGATCGTCGGCAGCGGCGTGATGTGGGCGGCCGATCAGATGGGCCGGCACAGGCGCGGCGAGGAGGACACCACGCTCAAGGACGCGATGCTGGTCGGCTGCTCCCAGATCCTGGCGCTCCTCTTCCCCGGCTTCTCCCGCTCGGGCGCCACCATGTCCACCGGCCTCATGCTGGACCTCAACCGGGTCGCCGCGACCCGCCTTTCGTTCTTCCTCGGTATCCCGTCATTGACCGGCGCCGGGCTGTACGAGCTGAAGGACGCGGTCGGCGGCGGGGTGGGCGCGGTACCGCTCGCCGTGGGCACGGTGGTCTCCTTCGTCGTCGCGTACGCCTCGATCGCCTGGCTGCTGAAGTTCGTTGCCAAGCACTCGTTCAACGCATTCGTGATCTACCGCATCATCGTGGGTGTGCTGCTCTTCGCCCTGCTGGGCGCGGGTCTTCTCAACGCCTGA
- a CDS encoding BlaI/MecI/CopY family transcriptional regulator, translating into MDAVERAGTHETDSRLANGKREAEVLAVLRSAQEPLTPRAVREVMDDDLSYSTVVTILTRLYEKDVLTRVPRGRAFAYAPATDEPGFAARRMRQAMEEVPDRETVLTRFVDDLSSGDEALLRRLLGGDLDSGR; encoded by the coding sequence GTGGATGCGGTCGAGCGTGCCGGGACACACGAGACGGACAGCCGCCTGGCCAACGGGAAGCGGGAGGCCGAGGTGCTCGCCGTGCTCCGGTCCGCTCAGGAGCCGCTCACCCCGAGAGCCGTACGTGAAGTCATGGACGACGACTTGTCGTACAGCACCGTCGTGACCATCCTGACCCGGCTGTACGAGAAGGACGTCCTCACCCGGGTCCCACGAGGCCGGGCCTTCGCGTACGCGCCGGCCACCGACGAACCGGGTTTCGCCGCCCGACGGATGCGCCAGGCCATGGAGGAGGTGCCGGATCGCGAGACGGTTCTCACCCGCTTCGTCGACGACCTGTCGAGCGGCGACGAGGCGCTTCTGCGCCGCCTGCTCGGCGGCGACCTGGACTCCGGCCGGTAG